A window from Mytilus galloprovincialis chromosome 8, xbMytGall1.hap1.1, whole genome shotgun sequence encodes these proteins:
- the LOC143042156 gene encoding bis(monoacylglycero)phosphate synthase CLN5-like, protein MDTILNKYGILVCCVIVFLAGTSFAGPWPAPYKRYTVRPQSNPFCNAGVISFCPTGEPDNIMPEFNPGDAIEIYALKKPVWQFKFGDVLGKLNIMHDALGFKNLNTGMNYTMEWYELFQLMNCTFAHVLKNESIQWCNQGAVCIYPGIKDRLWSENGTLAKIATTTGSVFNTFSDWVLWDNRTGLFYETWTVKDKPDGNTWFQPFDCASWVIRALDKFGRLGVSFNQSVHLNYTKINLYSDQPEYLGTSAEVFDKSANKTMQASATNIVKFYSKFQSQKKWEDLAIEIIEDLYEIFEKNEPFYLYYNDAYWLLNLTSPIAKLTYEESPLPKPGRRIDTSIAKLTYEESPLPKPGRRIDNKLYFENRFP, encoded by the exons ATGGATACAATTCTGAATAAATATGGGATACTAGTTTGCTGTGTTATCGTATTTTTGGCAGGAACTTCGTTTGCAGGTCCTTGGCCAGCTCCATACAA GCGCTATACTGTAAGACCTCAGTCGAACCCATTCTGTAATGCAGGTGTCATTTCGTTCTGCCCGACGGGCGAGCCAGATAATATCATGCCCGAATTCAATCCCGGCGATGCCATAGAAATATATGCTCTGAAGAAACCTGTCTGGCAATTCAAATTTGGTGATGTTCTTGGAAAATTA AATATAATGCACGATGCTTTAGGATTTAAAAATCTTAACACTGGTATGAATTACACCATGGAATGGTATGAGCTATTTCAACTTATGAACTGTACGTTTGCACATGTGCTGAAAAATGAGTCAATACAGTGGTGTAATCAAGGAGCTGTGTGCATCTACCCTGGAATCAAGGACCGATTATGGTCGGAAAATGGAACATTAGCAAAAATAGCAACAACAACAG gATCAGTTTTCAATACTTTTTCTGACTGGGTGCTTTGGGATAACAGGACTGGTCTGTTTTACGAAACATGGACTGTAAAAGATAAACCAG atggGAATACTTGGTTTCAGCCATTTGACTGTGCAAGCTGGGTAATACGTGCATTGGATAAATTCGGTCGACTTGGTGTCAGTTTTAATCAAAGTGTTCATTTGAACTATACCAAAATCAATCTCTATTCTGACCAACCAGAATATTTAGGAACTTCTGCTGAAGTGTTTGACAAAAGTGCAAATAAAACAATGCAAGCTTCTGCAACAAATATAGTGAAGTTTTACTCAAAATTCCAGTCACAGAAAAAATGGGAAGACTTAGCTATTGAAATAATAGaagatttatatgaaatattcGAAAAAAATGAGCCTTTCTACTTGTACTACAATGATGCATACTGGCTTCTCAATTTGACATCTCCCATAGCCAAGCTGACATACGAAGAAAGTCCCTTACCGAAACCAGGACGACGGATAGATACATCCATAGCCAAGCTGACATACGAAGAAAGTCCCTTACCGAAACCAGGACGACGGATAGATAACAAGCTATACTTTGAAAATCGTTTTCCATGA
- the LOC143042157 gene encoding COMM domain-containing protein 6-like, with translation MAEVLEKLPQGCDHTIDILNRLPTEVFSDICHDVLFFLQFKIPAIDIETLKERFEENNIHIEDKDLQSILHILKYIYKSAGKLKVHHDSLKKQLLSSLKFTEETSENIAYNWKEYGDVLRSDHSFPMFDVGKLIDMQWKLGVAVSSDDCRNLNSTFVAMTLKVADTSGNLTSHAFEMTIPQFKNLSKQLQEMAKSMEMV, from the exons ATGGCGGAAGTTCTTGAGAAATTACCACAAG GATGTGATCACACAATTGATATATTAAACAGACTACCAACTGAAGTTTTCTCAGATATT tgccatgatgttttatttttcctACAGTTTAAAATTCCAGCCATTGATATTGAAACACTGAAAGAA AGATTTGAAGAGAACAACATTCATATTGAAGATAAAGATCTTCAAAGTATCCTACACATactcaaatatatatacaa ATCTGCAGGTAAACTGAAAGTTCATCATGACAGCTTGAAGAAGCAACTTCTGTCAAGTTTAAAATTTACAGAAGAAACATCGGAGAATATAGCTTATAACTGGAAAGAATAT GGAGATGTATTGAGGAGTGATCATAGTTTTCCAATGTTTGATGTAGGAAAG CTTATAGATATGCAGTGGAAATTAGGTGTTGCTGTAAGCTCTGATGACTGCAGGAATCTCAATTCAACATTTGTTGCTATGACCTTAAAAGTAGCAGATACCTCAGGAAACCTAACATCACATGCCTTTGAAATGACCATTCCACAGTTTAAG AATCTCTCAAAGCAGCTACAAGAGATGGCAAAAAGTATGGAGATGGTATGA